Within Peromyscus leucopus breed LL Stock chromosome 16_21, UCI_PerLeu_2.1, whole genome shotgun sequence, the genomic segment CCGTCTGGATGGGGGACAGCCCGGCTGCTACAAAGTAATGGGAAGTTCTCAGAACTAGTGTCTACAGCTTAGTCCCGGGCAGCTCAGTTCACCTCAGCGTACACCTCCAAGGTCGAAGGTCTTTATCCCAGCCCAAAGGGTCTGCTACACACCAACGCACTCCCAAGAAAATGGCTTTTTTCACCACACCACCCACTTCTGGAATGACCCTGGAGAAACTGTGTTGCCAGAGTTACCACCCAGTTTCTGCGCCGCTCCCCCACCCTCcacagcctcctcccctccccaggtgGGGACTCTCAAGGCATCTCTGTGGTTTCGCCACTCCCAGGgcacctccctccccagcagccaGGTAGTGCTCATCCCCATGGTAGTGATAACGTCCATCTTTGCTCTGAGCAGCTTCCTGTTAAAATGTCTCCTTTCTTTCCAGGCCTCCAAGGTTACGTGGTATGAGTCCCCCACATCCACATTGTCCatgtctccctccaccccaccctacaGCCCTTCGCCATCCCGCTTGCCAGAGCCGTTCCTATTCTGGACTATACCCCACCTGGATCCCTACCCCAACATCAGAAGAGCACTCCATCACCAAAGGAACTCCTTGCATGCCCTACAAAGGAGACCGACCCTGGAAAGCTCAAGGGCCTGTGTGCTCCACTCCCCTCCTGTTTCCCATcggtgctggctggttttgtgtcaacttgacacgggCCAGAGTCATTTGAGAGATGGGAACCTCaggtgagaaaatgcctccagaagaccaggctgtaggcaagcctgtaaggcattttcttaattagcaattgatgggggagggcccagccctttgtaggtggtgccatccctgggctgatggtcctgggttctacaaaaaacacaggctaagcaagccacgatgagcaagccagtaagcagctcccctccatggcctctgcatcagctcctgcctccaggttcctgccctgcttgagttcctgtcccggcTTCCTTCAAGGATGGACcaatgtgagccaaataaaccctttcctccccagcttgcttttggtcatggtgcttcatcacagcaacagtcacCCTTAACCAGGACGCCATCGCCTCCCAGGGACCAGCATCGCCTCCCATGGACTAGAACCAGCAGCAGACACACACTCCCCGCAGGGAAAGCCTGGCCTCCGCAGCCAGACTGGGCCCCTCCTCCGGGCTTTTCCTCGCTGCCCTCACCCTTCCTTGCTCTTCCTCTCGTCTTTCCAATAATCTCTGAATCAGTATGTACCCCCCTCATTGCCTTTAAGTACCCCCAGCCCTAGGGTACAAACAGGGTCAATGAGTTCTTTATCAATTAGCCCCTTCACTGAAGTATCTACCAGCCATGGCTTTATCATCCTCTTAGGCTTGAAAAGATGCCCAAATTCAGCACAGCCCTATACTGAAAGAAAATCCCTTCTTCTtcagtctttattattttttcaattccCAGTCCTGGCCTGACATGACGGATGAATATTGGGAAAACTAAAACAGCAAATTCCAGAGCTTTGTTTCCAGAAATGTTATCAAATCTACATTCTTTTGGGGGAGACAAtcagcctcctctctctccctcaaacAGATGAAAGGATCCACGCCACCACTGCCAAGCAATGGCTGACCCCTGTACTCCTTTAGTCCAGAGCCTAACTCTGCTTGCAAACCCTCAGACGTCCCATCCCAGCATGCCCTTCTCTACCAGGCAGCCATCCGTGTCTCGCTCGGCCCAAATAGCGATGTCCCTTTCCCAACCACCAATGTCCCAGTTCCCATACACTTACTCCAGTCCTGACGGACAGGCTCGGGGGTCCCACTGTGTTGTACCACACAGGTGTAGATGTCCCCGTAGGACGGGGTTAAGGCCAGGTAGGAGACAGTCTGGTACGTCCAGTCTCCGTTGGACTGGGCAGCCCTCTCTTTGATGTTGTGAGGCGTGACAAGTTGCCCATTCTTCATCCACGTGATGACCACGTCCGCCGGATAGAAGCCCCATACGTAGCAGGCCAGCATCACAGGCTCCCTCGTGTTAAAGGGGGCAGTTTGGGCTACTCGAACAGACGGTGGTTCTACATGGGAGAAACAGTTCCTTATGGTTCGAAGGAAGTCCCATTTCATCCCTTCAAAGATTTCTCCAGCCACCCAGTGAAAGAGGAAATAGAACGCGCTCCCGCCTCGCTggatttctctcactctctcgtcacctcctcctttctcctccaaaGTCATGTTTGACCACGATTGGTAGATGCTGTCTGGGCTACGAGCTGTCCAGACAGTCTCTGTGTATCTCGCCCGACCACAGGCTTGTgtgttttctgagatggggtctcatatagcccaggctggtctcacactcactatgtagccagggatAGTCCTAACTCCTGGTCTCCTGCCTCCCCACAAGAGCCGGTACCACGGGCCTGTAGCAGCATGCCCGGTGATGGGGTGAAGATGGCTGTCTTCTGCCAGTTTATCCTTCCGAGTGAGTCCCCTACTTGCCTTTATCAGAGTGttttttttagcaatattttaagagaaaatccaagaaattatgttaaaatacaGGCTCCCTCGGCTTCACCCAAGGTATTGTCTCCCTGTCTAGAGTAGTACCCAGGGACTTGCGGCCAAGTAATGATGAAAAGGTGGCCCAGAACCTGTATCTTATGACGCAGTATTCTGACCTATGGAGATCGTCAAAGTTTACTTATACAAAGTGTAAGCCACTCTCGTGAGCTGTTCTCAATGGAAAGGATtcggggaagaagagaggcagcaTTGGAATCCCTGGAACACTGCCAGATGTCCCCACGCCTGCACCCATTCCAAATATGGAACAACAAAATCTGAGCCAAAGAACCAGGCACAAGCCAGGCTGGCGacccaggcctgtaatcccagctaactgggaggctgaagcagaagagttcaagttcaaggccagcttgggcaacttaAGGAGACCCTGCCTCGGAACAAACAGGAGAAAGGGGGCCAGAACATAAcagcggtagagtgcttgccgGGCATCTGCAAGGCCCTACGTTCAATCCCCAGTAGCGGGAAAAGGTCTTTAactggaataaataaaaataagagactcTAAGGTGTTGGGAAAGTCACTGGGGGTTTTCTGACTCGGATCTGTACCCTGCCGCGCTGTGGCTCCTGTGTCTGGGTCCCACTCAGTCCCTTCTCTTCACACCTTCCATCCTTCATCTTCTGTTCCGTCTCCATTCATCACACTGTTCCCCTCGGTGTCCAGCCTCCCTCTTCCTACACTCCAGGTCCACACACTGTTTCTTCCTGCTCAGGAATCAACCCCTCTGATGCTCAAGAATCTGCTTGTCCTCTGCCCCCCTGGCTGTGCTTCCCAGCTGCccctcaccctccaccctccccaccctccccatcctctgccctcctggctgtgcctcccggcCGCCCCTCAGCCCCTCTACTCACTCGATCTGTGGGTCAGTGCATCCCAGAAGGGCTGCGTGTGCACAGCACAATCCCGAAGCCCGTTTTCCAAGCGCTTGAGCAGGCTCTCATCTTGGTTGAGGTATTTTGAAATGCCTGCAGCAAAGTCATGCAGCACCCCAAATTCACAGGGGGCTATTTGTTTTGCCCCTGGGTCCCAGCAGGCCAGCAGATCTTTGTTGAAGGAAACACAGTATGTGAAGTCTTTCGGAACCCCATTGTCATCCAGCAGGCAGGTGCTTTCCACATGAGCCACGAAGCCACCTGGAAGAGCCAGGAAAGAGAAGACACGTCGGTGTCTGCTTGTTTCGTGGCACCATTACGAATACAGTCTCTGCCCTTAGATACTAGCACAAAGTTCCGAGAACCCGTATAACTGCTTGAGGTGGTGGGCGTAAGGGGTAGATGCATTTTCTGTCCTAACACCTGGTCTTTAGCTTGTTCCCTGACAGAGCTCTGAATCCCTGGGGACTGGGTGACCTCAGGGTCTTTGTCCTAATGAGGTCAATCTTGGTGGAACCCTGGGGTGGGGCCTGGCATTGGAAAGACGGAGCCAGGATTGGAAGCCTGAGACTTACATCCCCGTCCTTGTGGAACAGCAGGGTGAGGACTGGAGACCGGGTTAAAAATAAATCCTGTCTATATGGTGCAGCCCAGAGCCCAAATTGTGGGGTTCTGACACCTTCCCAGCTGGGAGACATACCCATATGCTGGGAGGGGGCATACCCCACCTCCATGGAGGCAGAAAGCTACTGCACCTGGGGTCTGTCTGGACTTCCTCCTATGAAACCCCCTgctttgttctttaaaatgttcCTCGTGGGGCTGCAGATGTGGCTGAGTGGTTGAGAGCatgttctgctcttgcagaggaccagggttctgaCTGGAGCACCCACAGGCAGCGGTTcactgtaaccccagttccagggagtctgatgccCTTCTGGGCTCCTCGGGCACTACATGAATGTGGCGCACATGCAGataagcaggcacacacacacatacacacacagacaaactctTGCAATAAATGAACAATAGTAAACAATTTGCATAGATTGTATGCCCTCTCTATTACCCAAACCAAGGGGCTCTGGCTCAGCCACGCTGGACAGAAGCTGTGGGTCATCCTGAGCTTACAGGTTAAGCTTATCATCTGACAAAGggactgtctctctctctccgtggGGCTGAGCCTCTGGCCGACCGGCCTGTGTTAACTTCTGTTAGAGTCAGCACTGAATTGGACTGTAGGATGTCTATCCAGTCCAGGAGAATTGGGGTGGGGGCACCCATCAGTCACAAGAGTGTTAAATTGTTGGgctggtttttgctgttgtttgtttcttctgcatTGAGCAGAGAATCCAAGCCTCAGTTGCAGCCAGACTGGCAGAGATTTCCCACCTCAGGCTTCATCTGCTGACCACACTGCCACTCTGGGGGCTCTGACAGCCGCAGTGAAGGGGAAATGGCAGCAACAGAGACATTTTTAGATCCTTTCCTCTAATTTTCAACCTGATACTTGagtatttggggttttttttaagatttatttatttcattttatgtatgagtgttttgcccacatatgTGTCTCTGCACCACATTTGAGCCTGGTGCCATCAAAAGccagaaaaggggcaccaggtctcctgaaactggagtcaccgATGGCCGTGAaccaccatgtaagtgctgggaattgaacctgggccctctgtgagaacagccagttctcttaatctctgagtcacctctccaggccctgaaaTTTAAATTTGGCCATTGTTTTTCATCAGCAGTGGTCTTAAGTTTCACAATACATTTAAATGATTCAGTTTACCAGGATTTCTTGatacaacaacagcaaaaaaaaaaaaaaaacagaaaaggcatgTTAAAGTCAATCTCACTTTTCTACAAGTGTAATACAATACAATGTGATTAACTTTCACACCCATCAGAGGCATCCAGTTTGGGAATGAGCTGGAGATTCATGTGCACAAAGCTGAAAACAGTTAGCACCGGTTCCTCTGTACGTGAGActgagtgagaggagagagcacCCGAGATCCCTGCATGGTCAGCCTGGCTGTCCGCCCCAAACACAGAGGCTCGGAGCAGCACGCCATTCACAGGGAGATAAAGGGTCAAGCAAGTGTGGTGGGCAtactggtaatcccagcaccgaggcaggaggattgccatgagttcaaggctagtctggctAGACAGTGTGACTCTCTCcaatgaaagacagacagacagacagacaagggggaaaggagagagaaggaaatggagtcAAGAAAAAGAGTCAGCCTTGCTCTGTGCTGGAAATATCCTTGACTTTTGACTCCGTACAAGTCTCCAGAGCATTTAATACAGGCCTGGCACCATGCTAGGAACCAGGGTGCAGGGGTACCCAGTCCATTCCTACGCCCCAGCAGGGACATCTGTTACAGGACCTACTAAACTGGCTCATTGTAAAAACTGCTGTAAGTACAGTCCAGAGTGCTGGACTGTGCCATGGTGGGGACGGGCTCATCCGGAGCACTCACACCTGCTGGAAAAAAGAGCGTGTTTTACCCCAAACAAGAGCAGGAGGGGGAGTtccagcaggggagggaggagggttcCAGAAGAGGGGGGTTCTGAGAGGGGATTCCTTACCTGCtcccacacagcccaggctgaggCCCAGCAGCAGCGGCAGGAGTCTATCCATGTTCCACTCTCCGGAGGTGCGGGAAGGTCAGGCCCCTGGGCCGGATCTCGCAGGGGCCTCGAGGCCTCTCCTGCCCCGGCCTGGACAAACGTCTCCACACACTGAGGAAAACGTGGTGCCTGTTGCTCAGGTCCCCTGTTTCTTGCCGCAGACGTGGCTCCAGGTTACTCAGACCCCCTTAGATCCTCAATTTACATCTAACTCGACCAAATCCTGGGTCCCGAAGGGAAAGTTGTCAGATTAGCTGGGTAGGTGTGTCGGACCAATCGCTGAGTGTCTCAGCCTGGCATCATCAGTTACTAGGTAAACCTCATTGCGCCCTAGGCTTAGAGGACAGGATTGTAGGTGGTTGCCTGAGGTCTGTGGGGGTAGTGGCAGAAGCATTCCCAGGATATGCAGGCCTGGCCTGCCCACTGGGTTAACTTTCTCCTCTCATGCTTTTCCAAAAGACCACTTCTAGGCCGGGGGGTTGAgggcgcatgcctttaagcccagcactccggaggcagagcctggcggatctctgtgagttcgaggccagcctgggctaccaagtgagttccaggaaaggcgcaaacctacacagagaaaccctgtcttgaaaaacaaacaaacaaaaaagaccactTCTAGACAACCTTCTCAAGATGGTCTCTGGATTATGAAGTCCTAGAATAGTGAGATGTGGTACTCCTACTGTTCTCCTGGAAAAGACACTGTCTACTaaatacactgtgtgtgtgtgtgtgtacacacgcgcgcgcacacatattCCTGTATGTGGGTACTTGTGTGTctacaggcatgcatacacatgtgtgcaaatgtataTGAAGGCCACAGGAAGATCTCTCACCTGCtaggttgttgctgttgtttaagacagagtctctcactggcctggagcttgccaagtaggctggGCTAGCCGGAAAGCCcggggatccacctgcctctgcctccccagcactgactgGGATCATAGCTGGCACAACCACATCTAGCTCTTTCGTGTACTTATTtttaatgtgggtcctggggttggACTCAGACACTCACATCTGCATAGCTTTACCAGCCAAGTCCTCACAGATCCTAatgtacttttgtttgtttgtttgtttgtttgtttgtttgtttttttcagtgctaagaattcagcccagggcctcacacatgctaggatGGATTTTTTAATCCATCCTCTTCCCTCCAACTATGAATCACACAACTGATATATATTAAATGAAGCCTTCTGTTCACCTCCCCTGCCTTCAAAGGGCTTTGAGGCTTGGCTTCTCgtcttaactttctttttcttttcctgttttgtttcgtttttaaacagggtctcactatgtagccttgtctggcctggaatttgctatgtagaccaggttgtcctaaaattcaaagagatcttcctgtgtctgcctcttgagtgctggaattaaaggtgtggccacacctggctctcCTGAGTTTCTGAAACTCTTGGATTTACCAGTGAGCTACAAAGGGGAAGAGAGACCGTGAAGGAGTCGCTGGACACCGCACACACCGGCCGCTGCCCCAAGTCCTCCATTCTAGATGGATTATGGAGTCAGACCCAGTTGTCGGGAGCGGAGGCTTGCTCGGGGTGACTGGCTGACGTGAGCTGAATCTGCCCCAATTCCCAGTCTTCCCCAGTCTCCCACCTTCCTTGACTATGGACTTAACTCCTGGAATCAGTAAGTGGGCGAAGTGCTGGGAAGCCAGAATGAATGTGATGAGCTCCAACATCGTCACAGACACTCTTCTAGGcagaaataaaatgtatgtgGAGTTGggtgtggggtttttgtttgttagtttcaGACAGTTTTCTGTGATCTGGGTCAGCCTTtcaattcactgtgtagctgaaaatggtcttgaactcctgatcctcctgcctcgactgCCCACATGCTGGGACTGCAAATGCGAGCGACCACACTCAGCTCTAAGTAGGACTTCTGCGTTCTATCTCATTTAATATTGAAATGTGTTGTCTTCCTTTACAGACTCAAAAACCAGTCTGGAGGTTCACACCCAAGTTTAGAGATTTTAACCCCTTTCTTTATAcaactcctacacacacacacacacacacacacacacacacacacacacacacaccacaagcatGCCCACGCACTCACTTCATCATCCTGGGCTGGAATGAACCAAGATAACAGAAGTCAGTAACACATCTgctgagaaaaggaggaagagaggagccaCGGTccaccccaacccctcccccGCTCAGGCCTCCTGCTCCTGGAGCCTTTCTGTTTGTTACCACAGCTTCAAAACAAAGTGGCCCCCAGCCACCAacacctttcccagaatgccttCCTTCCCTTGCAGGAATCCGGGCTGGGCACCCTGCTCTG encodes:
- the LOC114686362 gene encoding class II histocompatibility antigen, M beta 1 chain is translated as MDRLLPLLLGLSLGCVGAGGFVAHVESTCLLDDNGVPKDFTYCVSFNKDLLACWDPGAKQIAPCEFGVLHDFAAGISKYLNQDESLLKRLENGLRDCAVHTQPFWDALTHRSKPPSVRVAQTAPFNTREPVMLACYVWGFYPADVVITWMKNGQLVTPHNIKERAAQSNGDWTYQTVSYLALTPSYGDIYTCVVQHSGTPEPVRQDWTAGLSPIQTVKVSVSAATLGLGFIIFCLGLFHWRKSRVSSYIPLPGSTYPEGRH